The proteins below are encoded in one region of Alistipes indistinctus YIT 12060:
- a CDS encoding beta-glucosidase — protein sequence MRRNAWMHCALILALTTAVTGTLRAADPTRQQDAAGQQQAPSPGQNSAAACRETAKKLPQLGKDPIREVIDAMTIEEKVHLLVGAGTSATDLEAAIIGQTRKLVPGAAGTTFPIERLGVPAIVFADGPAGIRISATRDSTAQTFYATQFPIGTLLAATWDTVLVRRVGNAMGEEVHEYGADVLLGPGMNLQRNPLNGRNFEYFSEDPLLTGKIAAAIVNGIQQQGVGTSVKHFVANNQETNRLNNNTIVPTRALREMYLRPFEIVVKEAQPWTIMTSYNKLNGTYTAERADLLTTVLRDEWGFKGLVTSDWLGGVNPVWSVQAGNDLLMPGLAKQRDSILKAIRLGTLSLHDVDRNVQRVLELILRSPHYAKYTFSNTPDLKASAAVARESAAEGMVLLKNDGTALPLPAQARKAALFGVTSYDFIPGGTGSGTVNSAYTVSLAQGLAAAGIKPDKKLQLAYESHIAAEKAARPAPKRWWAKQLRPQVSQMEVSDAEIARLARTQDAAVITIGRISGELLDRIVSTDYNLSEAEHRLIERVCNAFHKAGKKTVVVLNVCGPVETASWKARPDAILVAWLPGQEGGHAVADVLTGKVSPSGKLPMSFAMRYEDDPTAPNFPHREDYDTVTLHESMSTNHTLPDTGSKNLDYTIYDEGVFVGYRYFDTSGKEVSYPFGYGLGYTTFGYGGLDIARDGDDYRITCTIRNTGARAGREVVQLYVSAPGKDMPKPAKELRAFARTGLLQPGADETVTLRVPAASLASFDEASSSWRTEGGTYTFRVGASSADIRLSGTADVEAACVETVHPVILPPEKLPEPGRPQAEQ from the coding sequence ATGAGACGAAACGCATGGATGCATTGCGCACTGATACTGGCGCTGACGACCGCCGTTACCGGGACGCTCCGGGCTGCGGACCCAACACGGCAACAGGATGCTGCCGGACAACAGCAGGCGCCTTCGCCCGGACAGAATAGCGCCGCTGCCTGCCGGGAAACGGCGAAAAAACTCCCACAACTGGGAAAAGACCCGATCCGGGAGGTTATCGACGCGATGACCATCGAGGAGAAGGTCCACCTGCTCGTGGGCGCGGGCACCAGCGCGACAGACCTCGAGGCCGCGATCATCGGCCAGACCCGCAAACTGGTGCCGGGCGCCGCCGGGACCACCTTCCCGATCGAGCGTCTCGGCGTGCCGGCAATCGTCTTCGCGGACGGCCCGGCGGGGATCCGCATTTCGGCCACACGCGACAGTACCGCACAAACCTTTTACGCCACGCAGTTTCCGATCGGCACGCTGCTGGCCGCGACATGGGATACGGTCCTTGTCCGCCGCGTGGGCAACGCGATGGGGGAAGAGGTGCACGAATACGGTGCGGACGTACTGCTCGGCCCCGGCATGAACCTGCAGCGCAACCCGCTGAACGGCCGCAATTTCGAATACTTCTCGGAAGACCCGCTGCTGACAGGAAAAATTGCCGCAGCGATCGTAAACGGCATCCAGCAACAGGGCGTAGGCACCTCGGTAAAACACTTCGTCGCGAACAACCAGGAGACCAACCGTCTCAACAACAATACGATCGTCCCGACCCGCGCACTGCGCGAGATGTACCTCCGTCCGTTCGAAATCGTCGTAAAGGAGGCGCAGCCGTGGACGATCATGACCTCGTACAACAAACTCAACGGCACCTACACCGCGGAACGCGCCGACCTGCTCACGACCGTACTGCGCGACGAGTGGGGCTTCAAAGGGCTCGTCACTTCGGACTGGCTCGGCGGCGTGAACCCGGTCTGGAGCGTGCAGGCGGGCAACGACCTGCTGATGCCGGGACTGGCCAAACAGCGCGACTCGATCCTGAAGGCGATCCGCCTGGGCACGCTGTCGCTGCACGACGTGGACCGCAACGTACAGCGCGTGCTGGAGCTGATCCTGCGTTCGCCGCACTATGCGAAATATACCTTCTCGAACACGCCCGACCTGAAAGCGTCGGCCGCCGTGGCACGGGAATCGGCCGCCGAGGGCATGGTACTGCTCAAAAACGACGGCACGGCGCTTCCCCTACCCGCACAGGCTCGCAAAGCGGCTCTTTTCGGCGTCACCTCATACGACTTTATACCGGGAGGAACCGGCAGCGGCACCGTGAACAGCGCCTACACCGTCTCGCTCGCACAGGGGCTCGCCGCAGCGGGAATCAAACCGGACAAGAAACTGCAGCTGGCTTACGAAAGCCATATCGCAGCCGAAAAGGCCGCGCGTCCCGCGCCGAAGCGCTGGTGGGCGAAGCAACTGCGTCCGCAGGTGTCGCAAATGGAGGTTTCGGACGCCGAAATCGCCCGGTTGGCCCGCACGCAGGATGCGGCCGTCATCACGATCGGCCGCATCTCCGGCGAACTGCTCGACCGCATCGTTTCCACCGACTACAACCTTTCGGAGGCGGAACACCGGCTGATCGAACGCGTTTGCAACGCCTTCCACAAAGCCGGCAAAAAGACGGTCGTCGTGCTGAACGTCTGCGGCCCGGTCGAAACGGCTTCGTGGAAAGCCCGGCCCGATGCGATCCTCGTCGCGTGGCTGCCGGGACAAGAGGGGGGACACGCCGTCGCGGACGTGCTCACGGGCAAGGTTAGTCCCTCGGGCAAGCTGCCGATGAGTTTCGCGATGCGCTACGAGGACGATCCCACCGCGCCGAACTTCCCGCACCGCGAGGATTACGACACCGTCACGCTGCACGAATCGATGTCGACGAACCACACGCTGCCCGACACCGGTAGCAAGAACCTCGACTACACGATCTACGACGAGGGGGTGTTCGTCGGCTACCGCTACTTCGACACTTCCGGCAAGGAGGTCTCCTACCCCTTCGGCTACGGACTCGGCTACACGACCTTCGGCTACGGGGGACTGGACATCGCCCGCGACGGCGACGACTACAGGATTACCTGCACGATCCGCAATACGGGCGCCAGGGCAGGCCGCGAAGTGGTGCAACTCTACGTCTCGGCGCCGGGCAAGGATATGCCCAAACCGGCCAAGGAGCTCCGTGCCTTCGCCCGCACGGGATTGCTCCAGCCGGGAGCGGACGAAACGGTGACGCTGCGTGTTCCTGCCGCATCGCTCGCATCGTTCGACGAGGCTTCGAGTAGCTGGCGGACGGAAGGGGGAACCTATACGTTCCGCGTCGGCGCTTCGTCGGCCGATATCCGGCTTTCCGGAACGGCGGACGTGGAAGCCGCCTGCGTCGAAACGGTGCATCCGGTCATCCTGCCGCCGGAAAAACTGCCGGAGCCGGGACGGCCGCAAGCTGAACAATAA
- a CDS encoding DEAD/DEAH box helicase, which translates to MRFDELGLDADILRSLEAMNFEEMTPVQEHTIPIILENKDLIGCAQTGTGKTAAYTLPLLDKLLREGNPDNVVKSLIVVPTRELAQQIDVQFQGFSYFLPLSTTVVYGGGDGIGWEQQKQGMLRGSDIVVATPGRLLAHIANSGIDLSHVSYFVLDEADRMLDMGFFDDIMKIIKELPTERQTIMFSATLPPKIRQMAKQILRNPAEVNIAVSKPNEAIQQGIYVCYENQKMEIVRALFGEPTGTKTIIFSSSKQKVKELAYTLKRMKLNAAAMHSDLEQEQREEVMLDFKNGKIDLLVATDIVARGIDIEDIGTVVNYDVPHDPEDYIHRIGRTARASATGRAITFVSEKEQGKFHRIETFMERDVEKLPIPEHLGKGPVYNPDESDRRFSGRGGHGRGGNRRDGQSGAGGRGGRNGRNRSGRKNPEQGAQAQSSAQAPQNQGATPEGTQPQGAKERTDGQKNRRNNRRRFRGPKGPQGSPGPKPGDN; encoded by the coding sequence ATGAGATTCGACGAACTCGGCCTGGACGCCGATATCCTGCGGAGCCTCGAAGCGATGAACTTCGAAGAGATGACGCCGGTACAGGAACACACCATCCCCATCATATTGGAAAACAAAGACCTGATCGGCTGCGCGCAGACCGGGACAGGTAAAACGGCCGCGTACACGCTGCCGCTGCTGGACAAACTGCTGCGCGAAGGCAACCCCGACAACGTGGTCAAATCGCTGATCGTCGTGCCCACGCGCGAACTGGCCCAACAAATCGACGTACAGTTCCAGGGATTCTCCTACTTCCTGCCCCTCTCCACGACGGTGGTTTACGGCGGCGGCGACGGCATCGGCTGGGAACAGCAGAAGCAGGGCATGCTGCGGGGCTCGGACATCGTCGTGGCGACGCCGGGACGCCTGCTGGCCCACATCGCCAACAGCGGAATCGACCTCTCGCACGTGAGCTATTTCGTGCTCGACGAAGCCGACCGGATGCTCGACATGGGCTTCTTCGACGACATCATGAAGATCATCAAGGAGCTGCCCACCGAACGGCAAACGATCATGTTCTCGGCTACGCTGCCGCCGAAAATCCGGCAGATGGCCAAACAAATCCTGCGCAATCCGGCCGAAGTGAACATCGCCGTATCGAAACCCAATGAAGCGATCCAGCAGGGCATCTACGTCTGCTACGAAAACCAGAAGATGGAGATCGTTCGCGCACTGTTCGGCGAACCTACCGGCACCAAGACGATTATCTTCTCGTCGTCGAAGCAAAAGGTCAAGGAGCTCGCCTACACGCTCAAACGCATGAAGCTCAACGCTGCGGCGATGCACTCCGACCTGGAACAGGAGCAGCGCGAAGAGGTGATGCTGGATTTCAAAAACGGCAAAATCGACCTGCTCGTAGCGACGGACATCGTCGCGCGCGGGATCGACATCGAAGATATCGGCACGGTGGTCAACTACGACGTACCGCACGACCCGGAGGACTACATCCACCGCATCGGACGCACGGCGCGCGCGAGCGCAACTGGCCGCGCGATCACCTTCGTCAGCGAAAAGGAGCAGGGCAAGTTCCACCGCATCGAAACTTTCATGGAGCGGGATGTGGAAAAATTGCCGATCCCCGAGCATCTGGGCAAAGGCCCCGTATACAATCCCGACGAAAGCGACCGCCGCTTTTCGGGCCGCGGAGGCCACGGACGGGGAGGCAACCGGCGTGACGGACAAAGCGGTGCCGGCGGCCGCGGGGGACGCAACGGGCGCAACCGCAGCGGCAGGAAGAATCCGGAGCAGGGCGCCCAGGCGCAATCCTCCGCACAGGCCCCGCAGAACCAGGGGGCAACGCCTGAAGGAACACAGCCGCAGGGTGCGAAAGAGCGGACCGACGGACAAAAAAACCGCCGCAACAACCGGCGCCGCTTCCGGGGGCCGAAGGGCCCGCAGGGTTCCCCGGGGCCGAAGCCAGGCGATAATTAG
- a CDS encoding OmpA family protein produces MKKLLFLTGFLALAAGGASAQPVYSVRDVGMSNVDDSVHIRFVVVPGEKNIMPRGTLILTPVIRGTGQVLPLEPLVYRGRLAEKIHSRNEVFSRRRPSLPDTNSDLEGLTYYHAVVPFRDWMRGGGLVLNSQWYGCKKDMVAEQNTLLAEPVPAPPAPPVVVVVEKPVPAKPLVFEVKKVTGNAYLDFPVGKSAIQPDFRNNAAELAKIRGTLDSLIQAKNVRVRGITLVGYASPEGSTQLNDRLSAERADALKAYLLQNYKKGDPGLISARSGGEDWNGLRSLVAASSIRGKEALLKILDSDASDAAKKASIKALNGGATYATLLKDYYPRLRKVEYTIDYELVQQQPR; encoded by the coding sequence ATGAAAAAACTTCTCTTTTTAACCGGTTTTCTGGCGCTGGCCGCCGGAGGGGCTTCGGCACAGCCGGTCTACTCGGTCCGGGATGTCGGAATGAGTAACGTGGATGATTCGGTGCATATCCGTTTTGTGGTCGTGCCCGGGGAAAAGAACATCATGCCCCGCGGGACGCTGATCCTGACTCCCGTGATCCGTGGGACGGGACAGGTTCTGCCGCTGGAGCCGCTGGTTTACCGCGGCAGGCTGGCCGAAAAGATACACTCCCGCAACGAAGTGTTCAGCCGCCGCAGGCCCAGCCTGCCCGATACGAACAGTGACCTCGAAGGACTCACTTACTACCATGCGGTTGTTCCGTTCCGCGATTGGATGCGCGGTGGCGGCTTGGTGCTGAACAGCCAGTGGTACGGCTGCAAGAAGGATATGGTGGCCGAGCAGAATACGCTGCTGGCCGAGCCGGTTCCCGCTCCGCCCGCACCCCCGGTGGTCGTGGTGGTCGAGAAACCCGTTCCGGCCAAACCGCTCGTGTTTGAGGTGAAGAAGGTGACCGGTAACGCTTACCTCGATTTCCCGGTGGGCAAGTCGGCGATCCAGCCCGATTTCCGCAACAATGCGGCCGAACTGGCCAAGATCCGAGGCACGCTCGATTCGCTGATTCAGGCCAAGAATGTACGCGTCCGTGGAATTACCCTGGTAGGTTATGCTTCACCCGAGGGTAGCACTCAACTCAACGACCGTCTCTCTGCGGAACGTGCCGATGCTTTGAAAGCTTACCTGTTGCAGAACTATAAAAAAGGCGATCCGGGGCTGATTTCGGCCCGGTCGGGCGGCGAGGACTGGAATGGCCTGCGTTCGCTGGTCGCCGCTTCTTCGATCCGCGGCAAAGAGGCTCTGCTGAAGATACTCGATTCCGATGCTTCGGATGCGGCCAAGAAGGCGAGCATCAAAGCGCTCAACGGCGGAGCGACCTATGCGACGTTGCTGAAAGACTATTACCCGCGCCTGCGCAAGGTCGAGTACACGATCGATTACGAACTGGTGCAGCAGCAACCGAGGTAG